From the Deltaproteobacteria bacterium genome, the window CCTATGTCGCTCTTAGCTCCATCGCTGCTCGCTCACAAGACCTTCTTTGCTTGCTCCCGCGGAACAAATCGGGTGTCGCTCTTTCCTCCTTCCTGCCTCTCGTGTTTCCTCTTCGTTCATCAGGCCAGGCTTGGGGCATCATTCCACCCCGCAATAAGACGGCAATCTTGTGCGCATCAATCTTATCGTTCTTCGCTTTGCCCCCATGAATCGCTTTCATATAGAGGGCATGGCACAGGACAAAGGCAATTCCTTCCTTCCCACAGAGGTCCGCGAGCCAATACCACGTGCATATACATTCCACACCGACGACGAGATCCTCTCGATAGGGAGCAATCACTCGCAAAAATGCCTCCGGCGTCGTCGGCAGATTTTTGTGGACAAGTTTGTTACCCTGTTGATCGAGAATACAGACGTACATCGCTTTCGCATGGAGATCGATGCCACAATAATGTTTATGCTGCTGCGTATAAAAGTTCATCCAGGCTTCCTCCGTGGGGTGGATTTGTGTGCTACAGCCATCCTACCGCCGCGCGACAACGCGCAGCAAAGGAGGCCTGGATGAGTATCAAACCGCGCCACCTCAGCGCGGCTCGGTGGCGTTAGCCGTTTTTCCCCACGCATTGCTGCTACTTTCTCTAGCAGGTAAACTTTCAGCATGAGGATCTACCTCGATATGTGTAGCATCCAGCGACCGCTTGATACGAAAACGCAACCCCGGATTGCTGTGGAAGCAGAGGCCATTCTTGGGGTCTTAACGCTCTGTGAGGCTGGGCAAGTGGAATTGATGACTTCCGATGCGTTAGTGTTCGAGCTGGAGCGCAACCCACATCCAGTACGAAAAGAATACGCTCTCAAAGTGCTCACTAAAGCAAAAGAGTTTATTCATACTGATGAGCACGTTGAAGACAGGGCACGAGCCTTCCAAGCGGAAGGGCTCAAAGCGGTGGATGCACTCCACCTGGCGTCGGCAGTGGAAGCAAAGGCCGATTATTTCTGCACCTGCGACGATAGGTTTCTTAAACGCGCGAAAGCAGTGGATACGGGACAAACGAAAGTAGTCTCTCCGCTGGAGCTGATTACGGAGGTGACGCAATGAACGTGGAAGTAAAACCCTTGAGTGAAATTACACGACACGCAATCCACCTACTCTCAAAAGAGATAGGGATAGTGGACACCGTCCGGTTTATCAATCAATTCACAACGGGTTATGGTGACTACACTGAGGAGCGAGAAGCCTTGTTCAAAGACCTGACACTTGACGACATCTTGGCGATAATGAAGAAGGTTCCAAGTCATCAGAACGGCTAACTGAGCGCGCCACCGTATCGCGGCCCGGTGGGGTGCAGGAATGAACCCGAAAGGCCG encodes:
- a CDS encoding type II toxin-antitoxin system VapC family toxin; amino-acid sequence: MCSIQRPLDTKTQPRIAVEAEAILGVLTLCEAGQVELMTSDALVFELERNPHPVRKEYALKVLTKAKEFIHTDEHVEDRARAFQAEGLKAVDALHLASAVEAKADYFCTCDDRFLKRAKAVDTGQTKVVSPLELITEVTQ